One genomic window of Glycine max cultivar Williams 82 chromosome 16, Glycine_max_v4.0, whole genome shotgun sequence includes the following:
- the LOC100815838 gene encoding F-box/kelch-repeat protein At3g06240 isoform X1 — protein MRKDNLRGVRSVFLPQELIIEILLRLPVKSLVRFKCVCKLWLSLISDPHFAISHFEQAAIHNERLVLLAPCAREFRSIDFNASLHDNSASAALKLDFLPPKPYYVRILGSCRGFVLLDCCQSLHVWNPSTGVHKQVPRSPIVSDMDVRFFTFLYGFGYDPSTHDYLVVQASNNPSSDDYATRVEFFSLGANAWKEIEGIHLSYMNYFHDVRVGSLLNGALHWITCRYDLLIHVVVVFDLMERSFSEIPLPVDFDIEYFYDYNFCQLGILGECLSICVVGYYCSTEIWVMKEYKVQSSWTKTIVVCVDDIPNRYFSQVCCTKSGDIVGITGTTGLVKCNDKGQLQEHRSYCNGPKGYQVTVYTESLLSLPSGSKLEE, from the coding sequence ATGAGAAAAGATAACCTCAGAGGAGTAAGGAGTGTGTTTCTGCCACAAGAATTGATAATTGAAATCTTGTTGAGGTTGCCTGTGAAGTCTCTTGTGCGTTTCAAATGTGTGTGCAAGTTATGGCTCTCTTTAATATCTGATCCTCACTTTGCAATATCACATTTTGAACAAGCCGCCATACACAATGAAAGACTTGTGCTTTTGGCACCTTGTGCTCGTGAATTCCGATCCATAGACTTCAATGCATCCCTTCACGATAATTCTGCTTCTGCTGCATTGAAGCTTGACTTTCTGCCACCCAAACCTTATTATGTTAGAATCCTAGGTTCATGTCGGGGGTTTGTACTTTTGGATTGTTGTCAAAGTCTTCACGTGTGGAATCCATCCACAGGTGTTCACAAACAAGTACCTCGCTCACCTATTGTGTCCGATATGGATGTCAGGTTTTTCACATTTCTCTATGGTTTTGGGTATGACCCATCAACTCATGATTACTTGGTGGTTCAAGCTTCTAACAACCCAAGCTCAGATGATTATGCAACCCGTGTGGAGTTTTTCTCTCTCGGGGCTAATGCGTGGAAAGAAATTGAAGGTATTCATTTGTCTTATATGAACTATTTTCATGATGTTAGAGTCGGGTCGCTCTTGAATGGTGCTCTTCATTGGATTACTTGTCGTTATGATTTATTAATACATGTTGTAGTTGTGTTTGATTTAATGGAGAGGAGTTTTTCAGAGATACCTCTGCCCGTTGATTTTGACATTGAGTACTTCTATGACTATAATTTTTGTCAGTTGGGGATACTAGGAGAATGTCTCAGTATATGTGTTGTGGGGTATTACTGTTCCACAGAAATATGGGTCATGAAAGAATACAAAGTGCAGTCGTCTTGGACTAAGACTATTGTTGTGTGTGTTGATGACATTCCTAATCGGTACTTCTCCCAAGTTTGCTGTACAAAAAGTGGTGATATTGTTGGGATAACTGGCACTACTGGATTGGTGAAATGTAATGACAAGGGACAGTTGCAAGAGCATCGATCCTATTGCAATGGTCCAAAGGGGTACCAAGTGACTGTGTATACAGAGTCTCTACTTTCACTCCCAAGTGGCAGTAAGCTAGAAGAATAA
- the PRX4 gene encoding peroxidase precursor has translation MARSSAYPLFLISSILFISHIYASQVEAKPPVVKGLSYSFYSKTCPKLESIVRKHLKKVFKDDNGQAPALLRIFFHDCFVQGCDGSLLLDGSPSERDQPANGGIRTEALQTIDDIRAIIHKECGRIVSCADITVLAARDSVFLTGGPDYAVPLGRRDGLSFSTSGTSDLPKPFNTTGVTLDAFAAKNFDVTDVVALSGAHTFGRAHCGTFFNRLSPLDPNMDKTLAKQLQSTCPDANSGNTANLDIRTPTVFDNKYYLDLMNRQGVFTSDQDLLNDKRTKGLVNAFALNQTLFFEKFVDATIKLSQLDVLTGNQGEIRGKCNVVNARKSLLTSVVEEVVQLVDQF, from the exons ATGGCTAGGTCTAGTGCTTATCCTTTGTTCTTGATTTCTTCCATTCTGTTTATTTCACACATTTATGCCTCCCAAGTAGAAGCCAAGCCCCCAGTAGTGAAGGGACTATCATATTCTTTCTATTCCAAAACATGCCCCAAGCTTGAGTCCATTGTGAGGAAACATCTCAAGAAGGTGTTCAAGGATGACAATGGCCAAGCTCCTGCCTTACTCCGCATTTTCTTCCATGATTGTTTTGTtcag GGATGTGATGGATCATTGCTGCTAGATGGGAGTCCAAGTGAAAGAGACCAACCAGCCAACGGAGGCATCAGAACTGAGGCCTTGCAAACCATTGATGACATCAGAGCTATTATCCATAAGGAGTGTGGAAGGATCGTTTCTTGCGCAGATATCACTGTTTTGGCAGCACGTGATTCAGTTTTCCTT ACAGGAGGTCCCGATTATGCAGTGCCACTAGGAAGACGAGATGGCCTGAGCTTCAGCACATCAGGAACAAGTGATCTCCCCAAACCCTTCAACACCACCGGCGTGACCCTTGACGCTTTCGCCGCCAAAAACTTTGATGTCACCGACGTTGTCGCCTTATCCGGCGCACACACCTTTGGTCGTGCCCATTGCGGCACATTCTTCAACAGGCTCTCCCCTCTCGACCCCAACATGGACAAAACCCTAGCCAAGCAACTACAATCCACTTGCCCCGACGCAAACTCCGGCAACACCGCCAACTTGGACATCAGAACCCCGACTGTGTTCGACAACAAATACTACCTTGACCTAATGAACCGCCAAGGGGTGTTCACCTCTGACCAGGACTTGCTCAATGATAAGAGGACTAAGGGGTTGGTCAATGCATTTGCGTTGAACCAAACGTTGTTCTTTGAGAAGTTTGTGGATGCTACTATAAAGTTGAGTCAATTGGATGTGCTCACTGGAAATCAAGGTGAAATTCGTGGCAAGTGCAATGTGGTGAATGCTAGGAAGTCTTTGTTGACGTCTGTGGTGGAAGAGGTGGTGCAATTGGTTGATCAGTTTTGA
- the LOC100815838 gene encoding F-box/kelch-repeat protein At3g23880 isoform X2: MRKDNLRGVRSVFLPQELIIEILLRLPVKSLVRFKCVCKLWLSLISDPHFAISHFEQAAIHNERLVLLAPCAREFRSIDFNASLHDNSASAALKLDFLPPKPYYVRILGSCRGFVLLDCCQSLHVWNPSTGVHKQVPRSPIVSDMDVRFFTFLYGFGYDPSTHDYLVVQASNNPSSDDYATRVEFFSLGANAWKEIEVMQWEHQIDPNLENN, from the exons ATGAGAAAAGATAACCTCAGAGGAGTAAGGAGTGTGTTTCTGCCACAAGAATTGATAATTGAAATCTTGTTGAGGTTGCCTGTGAAGTCTCTTGTGCGTTTCAAATGTGTGTGCAAGTTATGGCTCTCTTTAATATCTGATCCTCACTTTGCAATATCACATTTTGAACAAGCCGCCATACACAATGAAAGACTTGTGCTTTTGGCACCTTGTGCTCGTGAATTCCGATCCATAGACTTCAATGCATCCCTTCACGATAATTCTGCTTCTGCTGCATTGAAGCTTGACTTTCTGCCACCCAAACCTTATTATGTTAGAATCCTAGGTTCATGTCGGGGGTTTGTACTTTTGGATTGTTGTCAAAGTCTTCACGTGTGGAATCCATCCACAGGTGTTCACAAACAAGTACCTCGCTCACCTATTGTGTCCGATATGGATGTCAGGTTTTTCACATTTCTCTATGGTTTTGGGTATGACCCATCAACTCATGATTACTTGGTGGTTCAAGCTTCTAACAACCCAAGCTCAGATGATTATGCAACCCGTGTGGAGTTTTTCTCTCTCGGGGCTAATGCGTGGAAAGAAATTGAAG TGATGCAGTGGGAGCATCAAATTGATCCTAACTTAG AGAATAACTGA